One stretch of Acholeplasma laidlawii PG-8A DNA includes these proteins:
- the xseA gene encoding exodeoxyribonuclease VII large subunit, whose translation MNEQKYLSVSALTEYIKVKLENDNHLKRVFLKGEISNFTHHGSGHLYFSLKDEDAAISAMMFKTYASTLSFKPKAGDKVLVEGYISLYKARGTYSISIFSMTLDGIGELFLKYEQNRKMFQELGYFDESLKKPIPKFPKIIAVITSETGAVIQDIKTTISRRYLLAKIELYPILVQGEGSKDDIVKTLARVNRESQADVIILGRGGGSIEDLWSFNEAEVVVAIHQSKIPVITAIGHETDTTLSDYVSDLRAPTPTAAAELATPNMADLIKEIKDKVQLSQYYMNERIKNYTALILNLDERLELASPKSKLELEHKQIDNLTSKLTYFYKSKLTDNLNQVRLLSQRLTSPDEKIERYKERIETLTSRINLLYKKQVDLKTYEYQSSLKQLQGLDPLRIMQRGFSLTTKNQKVITSIEQINTNDELDIQYKDGTAKVKVLSKEGKHI comes from the coding sequence ATGAACGAACAAAAGTATTTAAGCGTTTCGGCACTAACTGAATATATTAAAGTCAAATTAGAAAATGATAACCATCTTAAACGCGTATTTTTAAAAGGTGAAATTTCAAATTTTACGCATCATGGTTCAGGACATCTGTATTTTTCATTAAAAGATGAAGATGCAGCAATCTCTGCAATGATGTTTAAAACGTATGCATCTACATTAAGTTTTAAACCTAAAGCAGGGGATAAAGTATTAGTAGAAGGTTATATTTCTTTATATAAAGCACGTGGTACGTATAGTATCTCGATTTTTTCTATGACACTCGATGGTATTGGTGAGCTCTTCTTAAAATATGAACAAAATAGAAAGATGTTTCAAGAATTAGGCTATTTTGATGAATCACTAAAAAAACCTATTCCTAAGTTTCCTAAGATTATTGCAGTCATTACATCTGAAACTGGTGCAGTGATTCAAGATATAAAAACAACCATTTCAAGACGTTACTTACTCGCGAAAATTGAACTCTATCCTATTTTAGTTCAAGGTGAAGGTTCTAAAGACGATATTGTTAAAACACTAGCAAGAGTCAACAGAGAAAGTCAAGCAGATGTCATTATCTTAGGACGCGGTGGTGGGTCGATTGAAGACTTATGGAGTTTTAATGAGGCTGAAGTCGTTGTTGCAATTCATCAGTCTAAAATACCTGTTATTACAGCAATAGGACATGAAACAGATACAACCCTATCTGATTATGTTTCAGACTTACGTGCACCAACACCAACAGCTGCAGCAGAACTTGCTACACCGAATATGGCGGACTTAATTAAAGAAATAAAAGACAAAGTTCAATTAAGTCAGTACTATATGAATGAGCGTATAAAAAACTATACTGCATTAATACTTAATTTAGATGAAAGACTTGAACTAGCCAGTCCTAAATCCAAGTTAGAGTTAGAACATAAACAAATTGATAACTTAACATCTAAATTAACGTACTTTTATAAGTCAAAACTAACAGATAACTTAAATCAGGTCAGACTTTTAAGTCAAAGACTTACGTCGCCTGATGAAAAAATAGAACGTTATAAAGAACGTATAGAAACATTAACATCCAGAATAAACCTTTTATATAAGAAGCAAGTAGACTTGAAAACTTACGAATATCAATCAAGTCTAAAGCAACTACAAGGACTAGATCCATTACGTATTATGCAAAGAGGTTTCTCATTAACAACCAAAAATCAAAAAGTGATTACAAGTATAGAACAAATCAATACGAATGATGAATTAGATATTCAATATAAAGATGGTACAGCCAAGGTTAAAGTATTAAGCAAGGAAGGTAAACACATATGA
- a CDS encoding transcription antitermination protein NusB has product MQKTQTQYKKLMEVMYQYSLHKHVDFLDYTLLEDASKEVINGMIDELEHVDFLISSTIKNYTIDRLNLVDLAIIRVAVYALLKEIDPAEIVINEAIELSKEYTDLDDEKQHKFNNSLIDNIYKKIK; this is encoded by the coding sequence ATGCAAAAGACACAAACACAATATAAAAAACTAATGGAAGTGATGTATCAATATAGTTTACACAAGCATGTTGATTTTTTAGATTACACATTACTTGAAGATGCATCCAAAGAAGTTATTAACGGCATGATAGATGAATTAGAACATGTAGATTTTTTAATTTCATCAACAATCAAAAACTACACAATTGATCGTTTAAATTTAGTAGATTTAGCAATTATTAGAGTCGCGGTATACGCACTTTTAAAAGAAATCGATCCGGCTGAAATCGTGATTAACGAAGCCATTGAATTATCCAAGGAATATACAGATTTAGATGATGAAAAGCAACACAAATTTAACAATAGTTTAATTGATAATATATATAAAAAAATTAAGTAG